The Paenibacillus sp. RC334 nucleotide sequence TGCATTAACAGATGGGCATTCGCCCGGGCACAAGGGAGAGATGATGATGAAAGAATACCACAAAAGCTTTATCCGTGGTGCGGTAGCAGGTAGCATTGCCGGTTCGCTCGCTGCGCTGCTGTTTGCCCCCAAGTCAGGTCGTGATCTGCGTCAGGACATAAAGGATCAGGCCCGTCTTGTCAGTGATAGAGGGCAGGAACTGGCGGGGAAAATTACAGACGCCTCTATTGAGTATACCGATAAAATTAAGGATACGGCCTCAGCGGTCATTCATGAAATCGGACAATTTCGTAAAAAAAGTGAAGTTCTTCCCGAAGTCAGCATTTCATCTGCTCCTGTTCAAGAAGATACGAAAAAGGATTCTCTGTAATCAGCTCTAAATGAATATAATATAGCTGAATATGGATTCGCTTTGAGGCTTCTCCTGTTGGGATGAAGCCTCTTTGTTGATGGCTTTCCCTTTTTCGAGTAATATTTGGGGGTACCTTTTACTCGAATACAACATAAGGTATGTAGCAACGGATAGCTTCCCGAGAGGGAACGACTCATACTTGAACAAAAAAGGAAGC carries:
- a CDS encoding YtxH domain-containing protein produces the protein MKEYHKSFIRGAVAGSIAGSLAALLFAPKSGRDLRQDIKDQARLVSDRGQELAGKITDASIEYTDKIKDTASAVIHEIGQFRKKSEVLPEVSISSAPVQEDTKKDSL